The Bacteroidales bacterium genome includes a region encoding these proteins:
- a CDS encoding FprA family A-type flavoprotein — protein MKNEIINLTPDVKWIGVKDPDLATFDVVMETKYGTTYNSYFIDADKKTIVEATKENFWDEYLAKIQEVCNPADLQYIIVNHSEPDHSGNLKNLLNIATNATVVGTGNAIRYLRDLMGMDFKNLAVRDGDTLDLGNKTLRFISAPNLHWPDTMFTWLEEDKVLFTCDCFGAHYSSKHHFDDEITDRSAYEESFKYYFDVILAPYSKFMLKAIDKIKELPISMIATGHGPILRSDWKKKVELSRQYAEEAMKKPARPVVFIPYVSAYQKTGKVANLLAEGVRQAGDIEAHVLDIELAPLGEVDQNIAHASAYLIGSPTINKNILLPIYKCFALINPIRDKGKPAAGFGSFGWSGEAKKIIRTNLENLNLSVFDEEMFVKFTPNQEDSERAVAFGKAFGETVLAQNDKTADKE, from the coding sequence ATGAAAAACGAAATTATCAACCTTACCCCCGACGTGAAATGGATTGGCGTGAAAGACCCTGACCTGGCGACTTTCGACGTGGTGATGGAAACCAAATACGGCACTACTTACAACAGCTACTTTATAGATGCCGACAAGAAAACGATTGTAGAAGCTACTAAAGAAAATTTCTGGGATGAGTATCTGGCCAAGATCCAGGAGGTGTGCAACCCTGCCGACCTGCAGTACATCATCGTAAACCACAGCGAACCCGATCACTCAGGCAACCTTAAAAACCTGCTAAACATTGCTACCAACGCCACGGTGGTAGGCACCGGCAACGCCATCCGCTACCTGCGCGACCTGATGGGAATGGATTTTAAAAACCTCGCGGTGAGAGACGGCGACACACTCGACCTCGGCAACAAGACGCTGCGTTTTATCAGCGCGCCCAACCTGCACTGGCCCGACACCATGTTCACGTGGCTCGAAGAAGACAAGGTGCTTTTCACCTGCGACTGCTTTGGCGCTCACTATAGCAGCAAGCATCATTTCGACGACGAGATCACCGACCGCTCGGCTTACGAAGAATCGTTCAAATATTATTTCGATGTCATCCTGGCTCCTTACAGCAAGTTTATGCTCAAAGCCATCGACAAAATCAAGGAGCTGCCCATCAGCATGATTGCCACAGGTCATGGCCCGATTCTGCGTAGCGACTGGAAGAAAAAGGTGGAGCTTTCGCGCCAATATGCCGAAGAAGCTATGAAGAAACCAGCCAGACCAGTCGTCTTCATTCCGTACGTAAGCGCTTATCAAAAAACCGGGAAGGTGGCCAATCTGCTCGCGGAGGGTGTGCGCCAGGCCGGCGACATCGAGGCGCACGTGCTCGACATCGAGCTGGCGCCGCTGGGCGAAGTAGATCAGAACATCGCGCACGCCTCGGCTTACCTCATCGGCTCGCCCACCATCAACAAAAACATTCTGCTGCCTATCTACAAATGCTTTGCGCTGATCAACCCCATCCGCGACAAAGGCAAACCTGCTGCCGGATTTGGTTCCTTCGGCTGGAGCGGCGAGGCTAAAAAGATCATCCGTACCAACCTGGAAAATTTGAATCTTTCGGTTTTTGATGAAGAGATGTTTGTAAAGTTTACTCCCAACCAGGAAGACAGCGAACGGGCAGTGGCTTTTGGAAAAGCATTTGGAGAAACTGTACTGGCGCAAAACGACAAGACAGCCGATAAGGAATAG
- the fusA gene encoding elongation factor G, translating to MTLSKLRNIGIAAHIDAGKTTVTERILFFTGATRKLGETHDGQATMDFMKQEQERGITIASAAISCHWKDSNINIIDTPGHVDFTIEVERSLRVIDGMVAVFCAVGGVEPQSETVWNQADRYRVPRIAFINKMDRTGADFFEVAKQMNEFLDANAVPFQLPMGSEEDFTGLIDVIRQKAYIFEESKRHETEIPAEYVEAARDARTLLIEKVADFDAEVTELYLEEKEIPDELLQRAARTATLKLVITPVFTGAAYKNKGIQLLLDAVIDYLPSPLDVGAVIGMDVDDHTKSHTRAPSAKESFSALAFKLINDPYVGQQTFVRVFSGRLESGMQILNSTKGKNERIGRILKIRAKDREEVSYAGPGEIVALVGLKLTKTGDTLCDKDAPLLLESIHVPPSVIELKVTPEKRKDQSKLGEALAKLSNEDPSFHARYDDETEETIISGMGELHLEIIVDRIKDEFSIPVVVGEPSVAYRETITTETVSNYKHAKQTGGRGQFAHIVIRLEPNKDKGYEFIDYIKGGVIPGEYIPSVNKGIRKILGRGVLAGYPVIDVKVVLLDGSFHPVDSSDMAFQTCAAIAFRNGFMKADPVLLEPVMHVEVNVPDDYIGNVVGDLNKRRGKIESMRRHRKGSQKLTGTVPLMEMFGYATTLRNISSGRANYSMEFSRYVPVTKAIQEEILEKIAEKKRLENA from the coding sequence ATGACATTATCTAAACTGAGAAATATCGGTATCGCAGCTCACATCGATGCCGGCAAAACCACCGTCACTGAACGCATCCTTTTTTTTACGGGCGCCACCCGCAAGCTCGGCGAAACACACGACGGGCAAGCCACCATGGACTTTATGAAGCAAGAGCAGGAGCGAGGAATCACTATCGCTTCGGCGGCCATCTCGTGCCACTGGAAAGACTCTAACATCAACATCATCGACACGCCGGGACACGTGGATTTCACCATTGAGGTGGAACGCTCGCTGCGCGTCATCGACGGCATGGTAGCGGTCTTTTGCGCCGTAGGTGGTGTAGAGCCGCAAAGCGAAACGGTGTGGAACCAGGCCGACCGCTACCGCGTGCCCCGCATTGCTTTTATTAATAAAATGGATCGTACCGGTGCCGACTTTTTTGAAGTAGCGAAACAGATGAACGAATTTCTGGATGCCAACGCAGTGCCTTTTCAGTTGCCTATGGGAAGTGAAGAAGATTTTACCGGACTCATCGATGTCATCCGCCAGAAAGCATATATTTTTGAAGAATCAAAACGGCACGAGACCGAAATCCCTGCAGAATACGTTGAAGCAGCGCGCGATGCACGTACCCTGCTGATAGAAAAAGTTGCCGACTTCGACGCAGAAGTCACCGAACTATACCTTGAGGAGAAGGAAATACCCGACGAGTTGCTGCAAAGAGCAGCCCGTACCGCCACTCTCAAGCTGGTGATAACACCTGTATTTACCGGTGCAGCATACAAAAATAAAGGCATTCAGCTGTTACTCGACGCCGTAATTGACTATCTGCCCTCACCCCTCGATGTGGGTGCTGTAATAGGAATGGATGTGGACGATCACACCAAATCGCATACACGCGCTCCGTCGGCCAAGGAGTCTTTCTCAGCACTGGCATTCAAACTGATCAACGACCCTTATGTGGGACAACAAACATTTGTACGCGTTTTCTCAGGTCGCCTCGAAAGCGGCATGCAGATACTCAACTCTACCAAAGGCAAAAATGAACGCATCGGCAGGATTTTGAAAATTCGCGCCAAAGACCGCGAAGAGGTGTCTTACGCCGGACCCGGCGAAATTGTTGCATTGGTCGGACTTAAACTCACCAAAACCGGCGACACGCTTTGCGACAAAGACGCACCCCTGCTGCTCGAATCGATACACGTGCCACCTTCGGTGATAGAACTGAAAGTAACTCCTGAAAAACGCAAAGACCAAAGCAAACTGGGCGAAGCACTGGCCAAACTCTCCAACGAAGACCCGTCGTTTCACGCCCGCTACGACGACGAAACCGAGGAAACGATAATTTCGGGCATGGGCGAGCTGCACCTCGAAATTATCGTTGACCGTATAAAAGATGAATTTAGCATCCCGGTTGTGGTTGGTGAACCATCGGTAGCATATCGCGAAACCATTACTACCGAAACGGTGAGCAACTACAAACACGCTAAGCAAACAGGTGGCAGAGGACAATTTGCCCACATCGTTATCCGTCTGGAACCCAACAAAGACAAAGGTTACGAATTTATTGATTACATCAAAGGCGGTGTGATTCCGGGCGAATATATTCCTTCTGTCAACAAAGGTATCCGCAAAATACTGGGCAGAGGCGTATTGGCCGGCTATCCGGTGATAGATGTAAAGGTGGTGCTGCTCGACGGCAGCTTCCATCCTGTGGATTCGTCGGATATGGCTTTCCAGACTTGCGCAGCCATCGCTTTCCGCAATGGTTTTATGAAAGCCGATCCTGTTCTACTCGAGCCAGTGATGCATGTAGAAGTGAACGTTCCCGACGACTATATCGGCAACGTGGTGGGCGACCTCAACAAACGTCGTGGCAAAATAGAGTCGATGCGCCGCCACCGCAAAGGATCGCAGAAACTTACCGGCACCGTGCCACTGATGGAGATGTTTGGCTATGCCACTACTTTGCGCAACATCTCAAGCGGACGTGCCAACTACTCGATGGAATTTTCGAGATATGTGCCGGTGACAAAGGCTATTCAGGAAGAAATTCTGGAGAAAATAGCTGAAAAGAAAAGGCTGGAAAACGCATAG